In a genomic window of Microbacterium amylolyticum:
- the rpsT gene encoding 30S ribosomal protein S20: MANIKSQIKRIKTNEKARERNRIVKSELKTLVRATREAIAAGDKEAAEKAFAKASKKLDKAAGKLVIHKNQAANRKSALAAKIAAL; encoded by the coding sequence GTGGCAAACATCAAGTCGCAGATCAAGCGCATCAAGACCAACGAGAAGGCTCGCGAGCGCAACCGCATCGTCAAGAGCGAGCTCAAGACGCTCGTCCGTGCGACGCGCGAGGCTATCGCAGCCGGCGACAAGGAGGCCGCCGAGAAGGCGTTCGCCAAGGCGTCCAAGAAGCTCGACAAGGCTGCGGGCAAGCTCGTGATTCACAAGAACCAGGCGGCGAACCGCAAGTCGGCTCTCGCTGCTAAGATCGCCGCTCTCTGA